One window of Paraburkholderia sprentiae WSM5005 genomic DNA carries:
- a CDS encoding lytic transglycosylase domain-containing protein has translation MQAFDVVLQNKRGGTMLKTLASLCGGVVVLLAGSAHAEDLTAMMQRCAPNVHPTTLSAIVKTESSGRMYVLLDNGPANLPFSVRKTMLRTIYPESATEAASIARDLISRGHLVDMGLTQLNNRNLAGLGLSVEQALDPCTNLWAGSTILSNFYANASKQYRDQQSALLAAISAYNTGDFERGFNNGYVKTVIRNAGQPVPALLTAGPRVSTGGSSRSGGRVAHRSGLLDAKFSELEVEFR, from the coding sequence TTGCAGGCATTTGATGTGGTTCTACAAAACAAAAGAGGCGGCACTATGCTAAAAACTTTGGCCTCGCTCTGTGGCGGCGTCGTAGTGCTTCTGGCTGGCAGCGCACACGCGGAGGATCTGACGGCGATGATGCAGCGTTGCGCGCCCAACGTTCATCCGACGACACTCAGCGCGATCGTGAAAACGGAGTCCAGTGGTCGCATGTACGTGCTGCTGGATAATGGTCCCGCTAATCTGCCGTTCTCAGTGCGCAAGACGATGCTCCGCACGATCTATCCTGAGTCGGCAACCGAAGCGGCGTCGATCGCGCGCGATCTCATTTCGCGCGGGCACCTTGTGGACATGGGATTGACGCAACTCAATAACCGTAACCTCGCTGGCTTGGGCCTATCCGTCGAGCAGGCGCTCGATCCCTGCACGAATCTATGGGCGGGCAGCACGATCCTCTCCAATTTCTACGCGAATGCGTCGAAACAGTATCGCGATCAGCAGAGCGCATTGCTGGCCGCCATTTCCGCCTATAACACCGGCGACTTCGAAAGGGGTTTCAACAACGGCTACGTCAAGACCGTCATTCGCAATGCAGGTCAGCCGGTACCGGCGTTGCTCACAGCGGGGCCGCGCGTGAGCACGGGCGGGTCTTCACGTTCGGGCGGAAGAGTCGCGCATCGCAGCGGTCTGCTTGACGCAAAGTTCTCGGAGCTTGAAGTTGAGTTCCGTTGA
- a CDS encoding KfrB domain-containing protein — protein MRYVGWGGIPQAFDHRNTEWRTEFEELASLLGKDDYEAARRSTQDAHYTAQPVVEAVHSAMVRFGFDGGRVLEPSIGSGNFVGLMPASMRERSKVTGIELDHVTAQIARHLYPSASVINKGFQEVTIPGGYFDAAIGNPPFGNQSVYDANHRDISQFSIHNYFISKSVDKLREGGVAAFVVSNYFLDARDSSARSHIADQAHFLGAIRLPNTAFKKNALTEVTTDIVFLQKAKAGEVPERNWVDVVDVPDLAGGEDMPLNQYYLDRPEMMLGRMERAGTMYAGGTPALIAPEGQDLAVDLATAIMRLPEGIYVGREAERTIAEAAQEPIEVPESVKIGAYFVTEKGKVAQRLDDLLDEPQARLVTDKNEKGLERIKGMTDIRNVLRDLMRAERREDVPEADLAMLRGKLNVVYDAFVKRNGHVNSLVNRQAMSEDPDYPLLQSLERDYDKGISKEVAKKNGVEPRDPSAQKAAIFNTRVMSPRREVTHVESAKDALVVSMNETGGVDLDLMVRLSGRDEDAILRELQGLVYLNPASQRWETADRYLTGNVKDKLKLAEVAALADNRYAGNVEALKIVQPPDIEAVDISIQLGSTWVPDPVVNDFVTHIFGNVHRNVTYQPSLGKWIANIGTGDATTMRVTWGTEDAPANKLLESVLTNKAIEVQDIVGYDEYRNPIRKTNEAKTAAANQKADEIRQAFSDWVWEDKDRREMLGRLYNDRFNTNVAPRYDGSHLSLPGASSAIELRPHQKDAIWRGIQDGTELFDHVVGAGKTFACIATAMESKRMGLTKKALFVVPNHLLLQWKDDIYKLYPDANVLIAEKSDFQKENRERLFARIATGDWDAVVVGHSSFKKIGMPPQMLNEILNEQIDDLTDAILSIKEERGDRVTIKEMEKARDRMKAKLERAAETGAKDRVVTFDELGIDAMFVDEADEFKNLFITTSLSRISGLGNLQGSDKAFDLFVKARYLQKQNGGRGVYFATGTPVANTIAEIYTMQRYMQYDELKTRGIHHFDAWASTFGQVVTGWELDATGVNYRLNSRFSKFQNVPELTNLYRSFADVITREDLQRQAAERGTRFPVPKVKGGKPTNIVVERSPMQARYMGEQTPVLGSDGKPIRRADGSTVTNWTEGSIIHRMENLPKDPSEDNPLKITNDARKAGLDYRLIDPDAPDFEGSKTNVAIDEMVRIYHAWDDKRGTQLVFCDLSTPKLDRNAANNQVAAVARDNAADEHDAPGGDEVAVSMDELLSRGNGKFSVYDDIRSKLIARGIPADEIRYIHEAKTDLQRAKLFEQVRRGDVRFLLGSTAKMGAGTNVQTRLVAEHHLDAPWRPRDLEQREGRIVRQGNELYKEDPDGFEVEILRYATKQTYDSRMWQTIEYKAGAIEQFRRGDGISRVIEDVAGEAANAAEMKAAATGNPLIFMQVQLSADLKKMEALHSNYKRNRHSLESSVDWLSKGDERAEKRIKAYESDAALRNANTTEEWQMKVGQNTFNADSKDHLMESVLSGMQRAIEGRAKSVSDKPTVVNIGKYRGFVVTAAADSRHIQFALKGAEVYTPGNLRYSVEDKFSVTGFIQRMDNVLEDIEDKVYWEKDQAERDRAELAKVKEQLGKPFAQQRELELLRKNNADVMVELRKMQDDPEYISTWEPATIESVPAQDGDLFASVDPLASERAARETAYRSEVRESIEKAAADYIAGMQEPHRSDEFFNRQHDRLFEGDGAKDVHAGLIEKIKSDRELALAVVTAPGKRFASPEMLEAAESVVQIAAAAKQQASAVGLTPEMPNRDGGTYSGRVVAQTPHYLVQDAGHGKGVLHHRGDVIQTNGVNIGDNIRLSYKAGHALARANDANNSLTR, from the coding sequence GTGCGATACGTCGGCTGGGGCGGCATTCCGCAGGCTTTCGATCATCGCAATACCGAATGGCGCACCGAGTTTGAAGAGCTGGCCTCACTGCTCGGAAAAGACGACTACGAGGCTGCGCGTCGATCGACGCAGGACGCTCACTATACGGCGCAGCCAGTGGTGGAAGCTGTGCACAGCGCAATGGTGCGCTTCGGTTTTGATGGGGGCCGTGTCCTCGAACCCTCGATTGGCAGCGGTAACTTCGTTGGCCTCATGCCTGCCTCGATGCGCGAACGGTCGAAGGTCACGGGCATCGAGCTTGACCACGTCACGGCGCAAATCGCGCGTCACCTGTACCCGTCCGCTTCGGTCATCAACAAAGGGTTTCAGGAAGTCACCATTCCGGGTGGATACTTCGATGCCGCGATCGGCAATCCTCCGTTCGGCAATCAGTCAGTGTACGACGCGAACCATCGCGACATCTCGCAGTTCTCGATTCACAACTACTTCATCTCGAAGTCAGTCGACAAGCTGCGCGAAGGCGGCGTTGCTGCGTTTGTCGTCTCGAATTACTTCCTTGATGCACGCGACTCGTCCGCTCGGTCGCACATTGCCGACCAGGCTCACTTCCTCGGCGCGATCCGACTTCCCAACACGGCATTCAAAAAGAACGCGCTGACCGAAGTTACGACCGACATCGTCTTTCTCCAGAAAGCGAAGGCGGGCGAAGTGCCTGAGCGCAACTGGGTCGATGTGGTGGACGTTCCTGACCTTGCAGGCGGCGAAGATATGCCGCTGAATCAGTATTACCTCGACCGTCCTGAAATGATGCTCGGACGGATGGAGCGCGCCGGCACGATGTACGCGGGCGGCACGCCCGCTCTGATTGCGCCGGAAGGCCAAGACCTCGCGGTAGACCTGGCGACGGCCATCATGCGCCTGCCGGAAGGCATCTACGTCGGCCGCGAGGCAGAGCGGACCATTGCTGAAGCTGCGCAGGAGCCGATCGAAGTTCCTGAGTCGGTCAAGATCGGCGCGTATTTCGTCACCGAAAAGGGCAAGGTCGCGCAGCGTCTGGACGATCTGCTTGACGAACCGCAAGCGCGGCTCGTGACGGACAAGAACGAAAAGGGGCTGGAGCGGATCAAGGGCATGACGGATATCCGAAATGTCCTGCGCGACTTGATGCGCGCCGAACGGCGCGAGGACGTGCCCGAAGCGGATCTTGCGATGCTCCGCGGCAAGCTGAACGTGGTCTACGACGCTTTCGTTAAGCGCAATGGCCACGTCAACTCGCTCGTCAACCGGCAGGCTATGAGCGAAGATCCCGATTACCCGCTGCTTCAATCGCTCGAGCGCGACTACGACAAGGGCATCTCGAAGGAAGTCGCAAAAAAGAATGGCGTCGAGCCGCGCGACCCGAGCGCGCAAAAGGCTGCAATCTTCAATACGCGCGTCATGTCCCCGCGTCGCGAGGTCACGCACGTAGAAAGCGCGAAAGACGCTCTGGTCGTCTCGATGAACGAGACAGGCGGCGTCGATCTGGATTTGATGGTTCGGTTGTCCGGCCGCGACGAGGACGCAATCCTCCGCGAGCTGCAAGGACTCGTCTATCTGAACCCGGCATCGCAACGGTGGGAAACGGCCGACCGTTACCTGACGGGCAATGTGAAGGACAAGCTGAAACTGGCCGAAGTCGCGGCGTTGGCTGATAACCGTTACGCCGGCAACGTCGAAGCACTGAAAATTGTCCAGCCGCCGGATATTGAAGCCGTCGACATCTCGATCCAGCTGGGTTCGACGTGGGTTCCTGATCCGGTGGTCAATGATTTCGTGACCCACATCTTTGGTAACGTCCATCGCAATGTGACCTACCAGCCGAGCCTCGGCAAGTGGATCGCGAACATCGGCACGGGCGACGCGACCACAATGCGCGTGACGTGGGGTACGGAAGACGCGCCGGCCAACAAGCTGCTCGAATCGGTCCTGACCAACAAGGCGATCGAGGTGCAGGACATCGTCGGCTACGACGAATACCGCAATCCCATTCGAAAAACAAACGAAGCGAAGACGGCTGCGGCAAATCAGAAGGCGGATGAAATCCGCCAGGCGTTCTCCGACTGGGTATGGGAGGACAAGGACCGGCGCGAGATGCTGGGGCGACTGTACAACGATCGTTTCAACACCAACGTCGCGCCGCGTTACGACGGATCGCACCTGTCGCTTCCGGGCGCGTCGAGCGCTATCGAGCTTCGTCCGCATCAGAAGGATGCAATCTGGCGCGGCATCCAGGACGGTACCGAGCTGTTCGACCACGTGGTGGGGGCGGGTAAGACGTTCGCATGTATCGCGACGGCGATGGAAAGCAAGCGCATGGGCCTGACGAAAAAAGCCCTATTCGTCGTGCCGAACCATCTCTTGCTGCAATGGAAGGATGACATTTACAAGCTGTATCCCGATGCGAATGTGCTGATTGCTGAGAAGTCCGACTTCCAGAAAGAAAACCGGGAACGTCTTTTCGCGCGCATTGCCACGGGCGACTGGGACGCGGTTGTAGTGGGACATTCGAGCTTCAAAAAGATCGGCATGCCGCCGCAAATGCTCAATGAAATCCTCAACGAGCAAATTGACGATCTGACGGACGCGATCCTTTCAATCAAGGAAGAGCGCGGCGATCGCGTCACCATCAAGGAGATGGAAAAGGCTCGCGACCGGATGAAGGCGAAGCTCGAACGTGCAGCAGAAACCGGCGCGAAAGATCGCGTCGTTACCTTCGATGAACTGGGTATCGACGCCATGTTCGTGGACGAGGCTGACGAGTTTAAGAACCTTTTCATCACAACGTCTCTCTCGCGAATTTCCGGCCTCGGCAACCTTCAAGGTTCCGACAAGGCTTTCGATCTGTTTGTGAAAGCGCGCTACCTCCAAAAGCAGAACGGTGGTCGTGGCGTCTATTTCGCGACCGGCACGCCCGTGGCCAACACCATCGCTGAAATCTACACGATGCAGCGCTACATGCAGTACGACGAGTTGAAGACGCGCGGCATTCACCACTTCGACGCGTGGGCTAGCACATTCGGGCAAGTCGTCACGGGTTGGGAGCTGGATGCTACCGGCGTGAACTACCGGCTCAACTCACGCTTCTCGAAATTCCAGAACGTCCCCGAACTGACCAATTTGTATCGCTCCTTTGCTGATGTCATCACGCGCGAGGATCTGCAACGGCAGGCAGCAGAACGCGGTACTCGCTTCCCGGTGCCGAAGGTGAAGGGCGGCAAGCCGACAAACATCGTGGTCGAGCGCTCGCCCATGCAGGCCCGGTACATGGGGGAACAGACGCCCGTGCTTGGAAGTGATGGAAAGCCAATCCGTCGTGCAGACGGCTCGACAGTCACGAACTGGACGGAGGGTTCGATCATTCATCGCATGGAGAATTTGCCAAAAGACCCCAGCGAGGACAATCCGCTCAAAATCACGAACGATGCGCGTAAGGCTGGTCTGGACTATCGGTTGATCGACCCGGACGCCCCCGACTTCGAGGGCAGCAAAACGAACGTCGCGATTGATGAGATGGTTCGCATCTATCACGCGTGGGATGACAAGCGCGGGACTCAGCTGGTGTTTTGCGACTTGTCTACGCCCAAGCTCGATCGCAACGCAGCAAACAATCAAGTCGCAGCAGTCGCGCGGGATAACGCCGCCGACGAGCACGATGCTCCGGGCGGCGACGAAGTTGCAGTGTCAATGGACGAGCTTCTCTCTCGCGGCAACGGTAAGTTCTCGGTCTACGACGACATTCGCTCGAAGCTCATAGCGCGCGGCATTCCCGCTGACGAAATTCGATACATTCACGAAGCGAAAACCGATCTGCAACGCGCGAAGCTTTTCGAACAAGTGCGACGCGGCGACGTTCGCTTCCTGCTGGGCTCGACCGCGAAAATGGGCGCTGGTACGAACGTGCAGACCCGCCTAGTAGCGGAGCATCATCTGGACGCACCGTGGCGCCCGCGCGATCTTGAACAGCGCGAAGGCCGCATCGTGCGGCAGGGCAATGAACTCTACAAAGAAGACCCGGACGGTTTTGAAGTCGAGATTCTTCGCTATGCGACCAAGCAGACCTACGATTCGCGTATGTGGCAAACCATCGAATACAAGGCGGGCGCGATCGAGCAGTTCCGGCGCGGCGATGGTATCTCGCGCGTGATTGAGGACGTGGCCGGCGAAGCAGCCAACGCGGCAGAAATGAAAGCCGCGGCGACGGGAAATCCGCTGATCTTCATGCAGGTGCAGTTGTCAGCCGACCTGAAAAAAATGGAAGCGCTGCATTCGAACTATAAGCGCAATCGTCATTCTCTCGAATCGAGCGTTGACTGGCTTTCCAAGGGAGACGAGCGCGCCGAGAAACGCATCAAAGCATATGAGTCTGACGCGGCGCTGCGTAACGCCAATACGACGGAAGAATGGCAGATGAAGGTGGGGCAGAACACGTTCAACGCCGACTCCAAGGATCATCTGATGGAATCGGTGCTGAGCGGCATGCAGCGCGCCATTGAAGGGCGCGCGAAGTCCGTGTCTGATAAACCGACGGTCGTGAACATCGGCAAATACAGAGGCTTTGTCGTGACCGCTGCGGCCGACAGCCGACATATTCAGTTCGCCCTGAAAGGTGCCGAGGTGTACACGCCGGGCAACCTGCGCTATTCCGTCGAGGACAAGTTCAGCGTAACGGGCTTTATTCAACGCATGGACAACGTTCTGGAAGATATCGAAGACAAGGTCTATTGGGAAAAGGATCAGGCCGAACGCGATCGCGCGGAGTTGGCCAAGGTAAAGGAGCAACTCGGAAAGCCGTTCGCGCAGCAACGCGAACTGGAACTGCTCCGCAAAAACAACGCCGATGTGATGGTCGAGCTCCGGAAGATGCAGGACGATCCTGAATACATCTCGACGTGGGAACCCGCGACGATCGAATCTGTGCCGGCGCAAGACGGCGACCTGTTCGCGTCCGTCGATCCGCTGGCGTCCGAACGCGCGGCGCGCGAGACAGCGTATCGCTCGGAAGTGCGTGAGTCGATCGAGAAAGCTGCGGCCGACTACATCGCTGGCATGCAGGAGCCGCATCGTTCGGATGAGTTCTTCAACCGGCAGCACGACCGCCTGTTTGAAGGTGACGGTGCCAAGGACGTTCACGCTGGCCTCATCGAAAAGATCAAGTCCGATCGAGAACTTGCGTTGGCGGTCGTAACTGCGCCTGGCAAGCGGTTCGCCTCGCCCGAAATGCTCGAAGCCGCAGAGTCCGTTGTGCAGATCGCGGCGGCAGCCAAACAACAGGCAAGCGCGGTCGGTCTTACGCCCGAGATGCCGAACCGCGACGGTGGCACGTATTCCGGTCGAGTCGTGGCGCAGACCCCTCACTACCTTGTTCAAGACGCTGGCCACGGTAAGGGAGTCTTGCATCATCGCGGCGACGTGATCCAGACGAACGGGGTGAACATCGGCGACAACATTCGGCTCAGCTACAAGGCAGGACATGCGCTGGCCCGCGCGAATGACGCAAATAATTCACTGACCCGATAG
- a CDS encoding DUF5710 domain-containing protein: MSVSTPEATSKHGPLPTSEVTGQASSRQGRRYLFVPFEEKDEAHRLGARFDGRKKSWFVPHGVDDAPFARWLDPKEIDVEQQFAEACARLGVVYPGVKESEGWMVTTVTTSRDQKALKGAYRVVFGDAPNGYISNHDTGESEAWFPRGKVLTIEDREKHRKLLEENRKQREDTTSQERERVSQRATAKWATLETALTHPYAERKQVGVFGLRLDGERLVTPLADVDGKIWSLQYIDARGGKLYESGGQKTGNFHVLGDLQAGKTVLFGEGYATCASLHMATRLPVVEVFDSGNIAPVIAQLAPRLEGKTLIICGDDDVLTRDRIVRTVNKTAHSEYAKGRLQLKGGIADDEVLIDGVARPLRANPDCTLRLAYEQSPEGVQRVVGEFVHKRDKVAVKIANVGREKALAAAAAHGARTVFPVFESLADGPTDFNDLQAREGLATVRRQIGMAMIGQTHQATPEKTPAEVARAAIGEGVVLNEAKHNGRYVGAVVGNTTSHAVQDVGRQTAVAHDLGKLDRVPRVGVDARIVYSNGRGEVAVKDAEQERAHARSR; this comes from the coding sequence ATGAGCGTATCGACGCCCGAAGCGACTTCGAAGCATGGTCCACTTCCAACGTCAGAAGTGACGGGGCAGGCGAGCAGCCGTCAAGGCCGTCGATACCTCTTCGTGCCCTTCGAAGAAAAAGACGAAGCACACAGATTGGGCGCGCGTTTTGACGGTAGGAAAAAGTCATGGTTCGTGCCGCACGGTGTTGACGATGCCCCATTTGCGCGTTGGCTCGACCCGAAGGAGATAGATGTCGAACAGCAATTCGCGGAGGCTTGCGCGAGGCTCGGTGTTGTCTACCCAGGGGTGAAGGAGTCGGAAGGATGGATGGTCACTACGGTAACGACAAGCCGTGACCAAAAGGCATTGAAGGGAGCGTATCGGGTTGTATTTGGTGACGCGCCCAATGGCTACATCTCCAATCACGATACTGGCGAGAGTGAAGCGTGGTTTCCGCGCGGCAAGGTACTGACAATCGAGGACCGCGAAAAGCACCGCAAATTGCTCGAAGAAAACCGCAAACAGCGCGAGGACACGACCAGTCAGGAGCGCGAGCGCGTCTCGCAACGTGCGACAGCGAAGTGGGCGACGCTGGAAACGGCGCTGACGCACCCTTACGCTGAGCGGAAGCAGGTAGGTGTGTTCGGCCTGCGGCTCGATGGCGAGAGGCTGGTCACGCCGCTCGCAGACGTTGACGGGAAAATCTGGAGCCTTCAGTACATCGACGCACGCGGCGGCAAGCTCTATGAATCGGGCGGCCAGAAGACAGGAAACTTTCATGTGCTGGGAGACCTGCAGGCCGGTAAGACGGTTCTGTTCGGCGAGGGTTACGCTACCTGCGCGTCCCTGCATATGGCAACCAGACTGCCCGTTGTGGAAGTATTCGACAGCGGCAATATCGCGCCCGTCATTGCGCAGCTCGCGCCACGACTTGAGGGAAAAACGCTCATCATCTGCGGCGACGATGATGTACTTACCCGCGACAGGATCGTGCGGACGGTCAACAAGACCGCGCATTCCGAGTACGCGAAGGGGCGGCTGCAACTCAAGGGCGGCATTGCCGACGACGAAGTTCTAATCGACGGCGTTGCGCGTCCTCTTCGGGCAAATCCCGACTGCACGTTGCGGTTAGCCTATGAGCAAAGCCCGGAAGGCGTGCAACGCGTCGTGGGCGAATTCGTCCACAAGCGCGACAAGGTGGCCGTGAAAATCGCGAACGTAGGTCGCGAGAAAGCCTTGGCGGCTGCTGCCGCGCATGGTGCGCGGACGGTGTTTCCGGTATTTGAGTCGCTCGCAGACGGTCCCACTGATTTCAATGATCTGCAAGCCCGCGAAGGCTTGGCGACCGTGCGGCGTCAGATCGGTATGGCGATGATCGGACAGACGCATCAGGCCACCCCTGAAAAAACCCCGGCGGAAGTGGCGCGCGCAGCGATCGGCGAGGGCGTAGTGCTCAACGAGGCGAAACACAACGGCCGATACGTGGGAGCGGTTGTCGGCAACACGACCTCGCACGCGGTGCAAGACGTCGGGCGTCAGACAGCCGTGGCTCACGATCTTGGCAAACTGGACCGCGTCCCGCGAGTCGGCGTCGACGCCAGAATCGTCTACAGCAATGGCCGCGGGGAAGTCGCTGTTAAAGACGCAGAACAGGAACGAGCCCACGCCAGAAGCCGTTAG
- a CDS encoding YqaE/Pmp3 family membrane protein: MSYLTALVFPWFTFLELGRVRDARLCMALQLTVIGWLPATIWALRARAA; encoded by the coding sequence ATGTCTTATCTCACCGCGCTCGTATTCCCGTGGTTCACGTTTCTCGAACTCGGCCGCGTCCGCGATGCGCGTCTCTGTATGGCGTTGCAACTAACTGTCATAGGCTGGCTCCCCGCGACAATATGGGCGCTCCGCGCTCGCGCCGCGTAG
- a CDS encoding type IV secretory system conjugative DNA transfer family protein has product MRAGQSNRSVHFSASIIVVFLFGMALSSWAATQYFAHAVEYQDGLGDYVWKVGPTVRIYQPFSWFGWAAQWMSSTGQLETYVTRMLLVLCGGGVLSLLGGFYLYYRRSLKSEKHDDLHGSARWANERDIEKMGLVTYERWEGPLFRRKRVHRKATGPYLGAFDTSAGRKVLRYSDPAHLACAAPSRSGKGVGPVLTTLLSYPASTAVNDIKGENYELSSGFRHSAGSLVIKFDPTSVDQKSIDGRSRYNAAAYWNVLDEIRTYTEYDVMDAQNVSQAIADPDGEGMDDHWVSTSYELLVGVILHVKYYERDKSLSGVSTYLADPSFSDPEQMYTRMMNAEHDPDGIMGWLDSEGNPTKTHPQVAIAARAMLNKEEKERNSVLSTAKTKLSLYTEPIVARNTSRSDFCVNDLMNHEKPVSLYIVIPPSDKNRLRPLVRLFITFLILRLTRSMGFEDGRGVKDYRHRLLLLVDELASLKKMEQLQDALSYMAGYGITAFLFFQDWIQLRDAYGDKETITAGCQLRIAYAPNTIDTAEDVSKMTGITTVKRQNVSYSGTRMGAMLGQMSVSEELVERPLLTADEASRLPRDEMLIFNTGHPPIRAKKLRYFEMPVFQQRAAMASPSRVYMTFSEGKGVGVKWFMVAVERIDGAKDLAVTINTYSDFPEVALVIKQEHVERESILEFEYALFDGAGKPVNRALSIEDLNFVARPIGDCADFDPNEAFELHFMVRDVSDYKRFSQSGFYRDISVFEREARRKVRKLFHEFEEADGKPTEATLERVVTDGKYAGKVLLVTRHYIAIHKLHDREQVSLHRISKLNRSAKVGESITITYTGKKGVVA; this is encoded by the coding sequence ATGCGTGCTGGCCAGAGTAATCGGTCCGTTCACTTCAGTGCCTCAATCATCGTCGTTTTCCTTTTTGGAATGGCGCTGTCCTCGTGGGCTGCGACGCAGTATTTCGCGCATGCCGTCGAATACCAGGACGGACTTGGCGACTATGTGTGGAAGGTCGGTCCGACCGTGCGGATCTATCAGCCGTTTTCGTGGTTCGGATGGGCGGCGCAGTGGATGAGTTCCACGGGGCAGCTAGAAACATACGTCACGCGCATGCTTCTGGTCCTGTGCGGCGGTGGAGTGCTGAGCCTGCTTGGCGGCTTTTACCTCTATTACCGGAGAAGTTTGAAAAGCGAGAAGCACGACGATCTGCACGGGTCGGCTCGATGGGCGAACGAGCGAGACATCGAAAAAATGGGTCTGGTGACTTATGAGCGCTGGGAAGGTCCGCTTTTCCGCCGAAAGCGTGTCCACCGTAAGGCCACCGGGCCATACCTCGGTGCGTTCGATACAAGCGCTGGTCGCAAGGTCTTGCGGTACAGCGATCCCGCGCACTTGGCCTGCGCTGCTCCTTCACGAAGCGGTAAGGGCGTCGGGCCAGTATTGACCACTCTGCTTTCCTACCCGGCGAGTACGGCAGTCAACGACATCAAAGGCGAAAACTATGAACTGTCGAGTGGTTTTCGCCACTCGGCTGGCTCGCTTGTTATCAAGTTCGATCCTACGTCCGTCGATCAAAAGAGCATCGACGGACGTTCGCGTTACAACGCTGCGGCCTATTGGAACGTGCTCGATGAGATTCGCACGTACACCGAGTATGACGTTATGGACGCGCAAAACGTGTCGCAAGCAATTGCGGACCCGGACGGCGAAGGGATGGACGATCACTGGGTGAGCACGTCCTACGAGTTGCTGGTCGGCGTGATTCTCCACGTGAAGTATTACGAGCGGGACAAGTCCCTAAGTGGCGTCTCGACGTACTTGGCCGATCCGAGCTTTAGCGATCCCGAGCAGATGTACACGCGCATGATGAATGCGGAGCATGATCCTGACGGAATTATGGGATGGCTCGATTCGGAAGGCAATCCGACGAAGACTCATCCGCAAGTCGCCATTGCTGCACGCGCCATGCTCAACAAGGAAGAGAAAGAACGCAACAGTGTCTTGTCGACTGCCAAGACGAAATTAAGTCTGTACACGGAGCCGATCGTGGCGCGCAACACGTCGCGTTCCGACTTCTGCGTGAATGACTTGATGAACCACGAGAAGCCAGTGAGTCTCTACATTGTGATTCCGCCGTCAGACAAGAATCGACTGCGTCCGCTGGTCCGCTTGTTCATCACGTTCCTCATTCTGCGTCTCACGCGAAGCATGGGGTTCGAAGACGGGCGCGGCGTGAAAGACTATCGCCATCGTCTGCTGCTTTTGGTCGATGAGCTTGCGTCGCTTAAAAAGATGGAGCAATTGCAAGATGCGTTGTCATACATGGCTGGCTACGGCATTACCGCGTTCCTGTTCTTTCAAGACTGGATTCAGCTGCGCGACGCATATGGCGACAAGGAGACGATCACGGCTGGTTGCCAGCTGCGCATTGCCTACGCGCCGAACACTATTGACACGGCGGAAGACGTATCCAAGATGACGGGTATTACCACCGTCAAGCGGCAGAACGTCTCCTACAGCGGCACGCGTATGGGCGCAATGCTGGGTCAAATGAGCGTCTCTGAAGAATTGGTTGAGCGGCCATTGCTGACAGCTGACGAAGCGAGCCGCCTGCCGCGCGACGAGATGTTGATCTTCAATACAGGCCATCCGCCGATCCGCGCAAAGAAGTTACGGTACTTCGAGATGCCTGTGTTTCAACAACGGGCGGCAATGGCCAGTCCCAGCCGAGTCTACATGACGTTCTCCGAAGGGAAAGGCGTAGGCGTCAAGTGGTTCATGGTGGCCGTTGAGCGCATCGACGGAGCCAAGGATCTCGCAGTGACCATCAATACGTACTCGGATTTTCCGGAGGTCGCGCTGGTCATCAAGCAGGAGCACGTCGAGCGCGAGTCGATTCTTGAATTCGAGTATGCGCTCTTCGATGGCGCAGGCAAGCCGGTGAATCGAGCACTCTCAATCGAAGACCTTAACTTTGTGGCCCGCCCGATCGGCGACTGCGCCGATTTCGATCCGAATGAGGCGTTCGAACTTCATTTCATGGTCAGGGACGTATCGGACTACAAGCGTTTTTCGCAGTCGGGCTTCTATCGCGACATATCCGTTTTCGAGCGCGAAGCGCGACGCAAGGTGCGCAAGCTATTCCACGAATTCGAGGAAGCAGATGGGAAGCCGACCGAAGCGACGTTAGAACGCGTCGTCACGGACGGAAAGTATGCAGGGAAGGTGCTGCTTGTGACGAGACACTACATTGCTATCCACAAACTGCACGATCGCGAGCAAGTGTCTCTGCACCGAATCTCGAAGCTGAACCGTTCTGCGAAGGTGGGCGAGTCGATCACGATTACCTACACCGGGAAGAAGGGGGTAGTAGCTTGA